ATCGCCCGATCCGCCGAAAATGATAATCGAACACGTACCGCTTTTTTCATCGGCCTGTACTTTTCGTAAAGCCGCATCCATTTGCACCGCATTCATACAACACCTTTTAAAATTTAACTACCGACCTATCAACATTTTGATACCGATGAGAATGATCACAGCGCCGAAAATTTTTTCAAGAGCGGAATTGGAAATACCGGTCGCGAATTTAGCTCCTAACCAGCCGCCAAGAACAAAACCGAGACATATGAACGCGGCAATTTTCAGGTCGACATATCCTTGTTTGTAATACGTCCAGGCAGCCAGTAATCCGATCGGAGGCACCAGCAGCGCCAGCGTCGTTCCTTGCGCCTGATGCTGCGTCATTCCAAAAAGGAAAATCAGCGCTGGCACAATGATCACGCCACCGCCGATTCCAATCAATCCGCTAAAAACTCCGGCAACCGCTCCAAGCAATAGGTACAGAAAAATGTTTCCCATGAATTCCCTTATTTTTTAACGGCATGTCCGCCGAATTGATTGCGCATCATGGCCAGCATTTTCGCCGCAAAACTATCCGGTTGACGCGAGTGAAAGCGTTCGAACAGTGATGCCGTGATGACCGGCGCGGGAACGTCTTTGTCGATGGCTTCCAAAATCGTCCAGCGTCCTTCGCCGGAATCCGCTACCCAGCCTTTGAGGGCGCTCAGTTCCGGATCCTGTTTCAATCCTTCCGCAGTCAATTCCAGCAGCCACGAACGCACGACGGATGCATGCATCCACAGATCGGCGATTTTTGCGAGGTCCAATCCGTATTCCGATTTTTTCATGATTTCAAAACCTTCGGCGTACGCCTGCATCATACCGTATTCGATGCCGTTGTGGATCATTTTGACGAGGTGGCCCGAACCGCTCGCGCCCATGTAGGCATAGCCGTCGACCGGCCCCAGCGTTTTGAAAATCGGATCGAGATGATCAAACACGTCTTTCTCTCCGCCGATCATCATGCAATAACCGTTTTTCAAACCCCACACGCCGCCGCTGGTTCCGACGTCGATGTAATGAATGCCTTTCGCTTGTAATTCTTTGGCGCGG
This genomic stretch from bacterium harbors:
- the gnd gene encoding decarboxylating 6-phosphogluconate dehydrogenase; the protein is MQLGFVGLGKMGGFMVQRLLNDKHDIVGFDLSADVVKQLASKGMTASSSIEDMVGKLKGRKAVWIMVPAGKPTEDTVQHLVGLLNKGDIIIDGGNSYYKDDVRRAKELQAKGIHYIDVGTSGGVWGLKNGYCMMIGGEKDVFDHLDPIFKTLGPVDGYAYMGASGSGHLVKMIHNGIEYGMMQAYAEGFEIMKKSEYGLDLAKIADLWMHASVVRSWLLELTAEGLKQDPELSALKGWVADSGEGRWTILEAIDKDVPAPVITASLFERFHSRQPDSFAAKMLAMMRNQFGGHAVKK
- a CDS encoding sulfite exporter TauE/SafE family protein; protein product: MGNIFLYLLLGAVAGVFSGLIGIGGGVIIVPALIFLFGMTQHQAQGTTLALLVPPIGLLAAWTYYKQGYVDLKIAAFICLGFVLGGWLGAKFATGISNSALEKIFGAVIILIGIKMLIGR